ATGGTCTGTTTTCCCTCTTCGCCTGCGTGATCGGCTTCTTTGCCCTTTGCCTCTACGGCTTCATCATCTACGTGGTCATCGCCTACGGCCCGCACGTTGTCACCCAAGGCGTGGAAGCGGCCAAGGAATGGATCAAGGGCATGATGGGCATCGCGCCCGAACCTGACCCTGCCGCACCCCCCATCGAAGCGCCCAGCACGCTGTTGCGCGGCTGGCTGTTTCGCCGGTGGTAGAACTCAGAGCGGCTACCACTTCTGCTTTGCCAGCCACTCCCGCATCTTACGGAGGGCTTGCGAGCGGTGGGAGATCTCGTTTTTGACCTCCTCGGGCAGCACACCGAAGCTCGTATCGTAGCCCACCGGGCGGAAGAGCGGGTCGTAGCCGAAGCCGTGGTCGCCGTGGCGCTCAAAGAGGATGTGCCCCTCCACCTTGCCTTCGAAGATGTGGCTCTTGCCCTCGGAGTCGATCAAGGCAAGGGCACAGACAAAGCGGCCCGTCCGCTTCTCCAGGGGCGTCTCGCCCAATTCGGCCAGCAGCTTGTCGTTGTTGGCCTCGTCGGCGCCGTGGGTGCCGGCATAGCGGGCGGAGTGGATGCCGGGCTGGCCGTCGAGTGCGTCGACCACGATGCCGCTGTCGTCAGCCAACGCCCACTGCCCCGGTTGGAGCAGAGGCAGTAACGCGCGCGCCTTCAGCTCGGCATTGGCGGCAAAGGTGTCGCCATTTTCATCCACTTCCG
The window above is part of the Verrucomicrobiota bacterium JB022 genome. Proteins encoded here:
- the rdgB gene encoding RdgB/HAM1 family non-canonical purine NTP pyrophosphatase; protein product: MDIFVATGNRHKLEEIDTMMRESQLDVNIYGAHAVGGMPEVDENGDTFAANAELKARALLPLLQPGQWALADDSGIVVDALDGQPGIHSARYAGTHGADEANNDKLLAELGETPLEKRTGRFVCALALIDSEGKSHIFEGKVEGHILFERHGDHGFGYDPLFRPVGYDTSFGVLPEEVKNEISHRSQALRKMREWLAKQKW